The proteins below come from a single Piscinibacter gummiphilus genomic window:
- a CDS encoding 2-dehydro-3-deoxy-6-phosphogalactonate aldolase — protein MTELQTFRPPLVAILRGLAPEHARAAALVLFEAGFRIVEVPLNRRGALYCIETIAAAAPADALVGGGTILSTREVDEVHAAGGRLMVAPNCDADVMRRAAERGMAVVPGVATPTEAFNALRWRAHALKVFPAEMVGQAGLKAFKSVLPEGTPLLPVGGVTPESIAGWVKAGATGFGIGGQLFQPGMALNELGRRAREFIAAWHAATAVPTATSMPSAAHAE, from the coding sequence GTGACGGAGCTGCAAACCTTCCGGCCGCCGCTGGTGGCCATCCTGCGCGGCCTCGCGCCCGAGCACGCGCGCGCGGCGGCGCTGGTGCTCTTCGAGGCCGGCTTTCGCATCGTCGAAGTGCCGCTCAACCGGCGTGGCGCCCTGTATTGCATCGAGACCATCGCCGCCGCGGCGCCGGCCGATGCGCTGGTGGGCGGCGGCACCATCCTGTCGACACGCGAAGTCGACGAGGTGCATGCGGCCGGTGGCCGGCTGATGGTCGCGCCGAACTGCGATGCCGACGTGATGCGCCGCGCCGCGGAGCGTGGCATGGCCGTGGTGCCTGGCGTGGCCACGCCGACCGAGGCCTTCAACGCGCTGCGCTGGCGTGCCCATGCGCTCAAGGTCTTTCCGGCCGAGATGGTGGGGCAGGCCGGGCTCAAGGCCTTCAAGTCGGTGCTGCCGGAAGGCACGCCGCTGCTGCCGGTGGGCGGCGTGACGCCCGAGAGCATCGCCGGTTGGGTCAAGGCCGGGGCGACGGGCTTCGGCATCGGCGGCCAACTGTTCCAGCCGGGGATGGCGCTCAACGAACTGGGCCGCCGTGCGCGCGAGTTCATCGCGGCCTGGCATGCGGCCACCGCTGTACCCACGGCGACATCGATGCCGTCGGCCGCTCACGCAGAATAG
- the mmsA gene encoding multiple monosaccharide ABC transporter ATP-binding protein yields MNILEMRGITKTFPGVNALSNVNLAVRQGEIHAVVGENGAGKSTLMKVLSGVYPCDTCSGEIHFQGELRRFKSIADSEKLGIIIIHQELALVPLLSIAENLFLGNEPARHGVIDWGEAHRRTRELLAKVGLNESPSTLVTHLGVGKQQLIEIAKALAKEVKLLILDEPTASLNESDSEALLELLLQLKGQGISSILISHKLNEIAKVADSITVLRDGSTVETLDCREQPASEDHIIRLMVGREMADRYPKRTPNPGDVVFELRDWHVHHPLHANREVVKGVNLTVRRGEIVGIAGLMGAGRTELAMSLFGRAYGQRISGEVLKNGRPIDTSTIDRAIAQGIAYVTEDRKGLGLVLHDDIRRNITLANLRAVSKRGVIDGGREHTVAVDYRRKLNIRSSGVHQAVVDLSGGNQQKVVLSKWLFAEPELLILDEPTRGIDVGAKFEIYSLMARLAEEGKCILMISSEMPELLGMCDRIYVMNEGRFVAEFTSAEASQEKIMRAIVKSGSAIHQAEEVAA; encoded by the coding sequence ATGAACATCCTCGAGATGCGCGGCATCACCAAGACCTTCCCGGGGGTGAACGCGCTCAGCAACGTCAACCTCGCGGTGCGCCAGGGGGAGATCCACGCCGTCGTCGGTGAAAACGGCGCCGGCAAGTCGACGCTGATGAAGGTGCTGAGCGGCGTGTACCCGTGCGACACCTGCAGCGGCGAGATCCACTTCCAGGGCGAGCTGCGTCGCTTCAAGAGCATCGCCGACAGCGAGAAGCTCGGCATCATCATCATTCACCAGGAGCTGGCGCTGGTGCCGCTCCTGTCCATCGCCGAGAACCTCTTCCTCGGCAACGAGCCCGCGCGCCACGGCGTGATCGACTGGGGCGAGGCGCACCGCCGCACGCGCGAGCTGCTGGCGAAGGTCGGGCTCAACGAGTCGCCGTCCACGCTGGTCACGCACCTGGGCGTGGGCAAGCAGCAGCTGATCGAGATCGCCAAGGCGCTCGCGAAAGAGGTGAAGCTGCTCATCCTCGACGAGCCCACCGCCAGCCTCAACGAGAGCGACAGCGAAGCGCTGCTCGAACTCTTGCTGCAACTGAAAGGGCAGGGCATCTCGTCGATCCTGATCTCGCACAAGCTCAACGAGATCGCCAAGGTGGCCGACTCGATCACTGTGCTGCGCGATGGCAGCACCGTCGAGACGCTCGACTGCCGCGAGCAGCCGGCGAGCGAAGACCACATCATCCGCTTGATGGTCGGCCGCGAGATGGCCGACCGCTACCCCAAGCGCACACCCAACCCGGGCGACGTGGTGTTCGAGCTGCGCGACTGGCATGTGCACCACCCGCTGCACGCCAACCGCGAAGTGGTGAAGGGCGTGAACCTCACGGTGCGCCGTGGCGAGATCGTCGGCATCGCCGGCCTGATGGGCGCCGGCCGCACGGAGCTGGCGATGAGCCTCTTCGGCCGCGCCTACGGCCAGCGCATCAGCGGCGAGGTGCTGAAGAATGGCCGCCCCATCGACACCAGCACCATCGACCGTGCCATCGCCCAGGGCATTGCCTACGTCACCGAAGACCGCAAGGGCCTGGGGCTGGTGCTGCACGACGACATCCGCCGCAACATCACGCTCGCCAACCTGCGCGCGGTGTCGAAGCGCGGCGTGATCGACGGTGGCCGCGAGCACACGGTGGCGGTGGACTACCGCCGCAAGCTCAACATCCGCAGCTCCGGCGTGCACCAGGCCGTCGTGGATCTCTCGGGCGGCAACCAGCAGAAGGTCGTGCTGAGCAAATGGCTCTTCGCCGAGCCCGAGCTGCTGATCCTCGACGAGCCCACCCGCGGCATCGATGTCGGCGCCAAGTTCGAGATCTACAGCCTGATGGCCCGGCTGGCCGAAGAAGGCAAATGCATCCTGATGATCTCGTCGGAGATGCCCGAGTTGCTCGGCATGTGCGACCGCATCTATGTGATGAACGAAGGTCGCTTCGTGGCCGAGTTCACCTCGGCCGAAGCGTCTCAAGAAAAGATCATGCGCGCCATCGTGAAGTCGGGCAGCGCCATCCACCAAGCAGAAGAGGTCGCCGCATGA
- a CDS encoding sugar ABC transporter ATP-binding protein, with protein sequence MVYREHPHDDCPQPLLRLSGVSKQFSGVRALHDVGLRLFPGEVHALMGQNGAGKSTLIKVLTGVFPADGGEMLLGGQAIAPASPQDAQALGISTVYQEVNLCPNLSVAENIFAGRYPRKGPIGAWRIDWAGMNRQAEEWLAKLNIRIDVTRRLDSYAVAVQQMVAIARALSVSAKVLILDEPTSSLDEDEVARLFDVLRRLRGEGMAILFVTHFLEQVYAISDRITVLRNGELVGEYQAAMLGPTALITAMVGRELAASQGQAQARPVPAGAVPVLEMKGLGERGQLQPVDLSVHAGEVVGLGGLLGSGRTELARLLFGLSSADSGELRVDGQAVAFKTPADAVRHGLGLCPEERKADGIVAELSVRENIALALQARHGMGKFLSREQQAELAERYVKRLGIKTASIDTPIGLLSGGNQQKAMLARWLATEPRLLVLDEPTRGIDVAAKQEIMDEILALAEGGMAVVFISSEMSEVVRVSNRIAVLRDRRKVGELPAGSSEQAVYHLIAADA encoded by the coding sequence ATGGTCTATCGAGAGCACCCCCACGACGATTGCCCGCAGCCGCTGCTGCGGCTGAGTGGCGTATCCAAGCAGTTCTCCGGCGTGCGGGCCCTGCACGACGTCGGCCTGCGCCTCTTCCCTGGCGAAGTGCATGCCCTGATGGGGCAGAACGGCGCCGGCAAGTCCACCCTCATCAAGGTGCTGACGGGCGTGTTCCCGGCCGATGGCGGCGAGATGCTGCTCGGCGGTCAGGCCATCGCGCCCGCTTCGCCGCAAGACGCGCAGGCGTTGGGCATCAGCACGGTCTACCAGGAGGTGAACCTCTGCCCGAACCTCTCGGTCGCGGAAAACATCTTCGCCGGCCGCTACCCGCGCAAGGGCCCGATCGGCGCCTGGCGCATCGACTGGGCCGGCATGAACCGGCAGGCCGAGGAGTGGCTCGCCAAGCTCAACATCCGCATCGACGTGACCCGCCGGCTCGACAGCTATGCGGTCGCCGTGCAGCAGATGGTGGCCATCGCCCGCGCCTTGAGCGTGTCGGCCAAGGTGCTGATCCTCGACGAGCCGACTTCCAGCCTCGACGAAGACGAAGTGGCGCGCCTCTTCGACGTGCTGCGCCGCCTGCGCGGCGAGGGCATGGCCATCCTCTTCGTCACGCATTTCCTGGAGCAGGTCTACGCGATCTCCGACCGCATCACCGTGCTGCGCAACGGCGAGTTGGTGGGCGAGTACCAGGCCGCGATGCTGGGGCCGACGGCACTGATCACCGCGATGGTCGGCCGCGAGCTGGCGGCCAGCCAGGGGCAGGCGCAAGCGCGGCCGGTGCCGGCGGGTGCGGTGCCGGTGCTGGAGATGAAGGGCCTGGGCGAACGCGGCCAGCTGCAGCCGGTCGACCTGAGCGTGCACGCCGGCGAGGTGGTCGGGCTCGGCGGTCTGCTGGGCTCGGGCCGCACGGAACTCGCACGCCTGCTCTTCGGCCTGTCGTCGGCCGACAGCGGCGAGCTGCGTGTCGACGGCCAGGCGGTCGCGTTCAAGACACCGGCGGATGCCGTGCGCCACGGCCTGGGCCTCTGCCCCGAAGAGCGCAAGGCCGACGGCATCGTGGCCGAACTCTCGGTGCGCGAAAACATCGCACTCGCACTGCAGGCGCGTCACGGCATGGGCAAGTTCCTCTCGCGCGAGCAGCAGGCCGAGCTGGCCGAGCGCTACGTGAAGCGCCTGGGCATCAAGACCGCGAGCATCGACACGCCCATCGGCCTGCTCTCGGGCGGCAACCAGCAGAAGGCGATGCTCGCGCGCTGGCTCGCCACCGAGCCGCGACTCTTGGTCCTCGATGAGCCGACGCGCGGCATCGACGTGGCCGCCAAGCAGGAAATCATGGACGAGATCCTCGCGCTCGCCGAAGGCGGCATGGCCGTCGTCTTCATCTCGTCGGAGATGAGCGAGGTGGTGCGTGTCTCCAACCGCATCGCGGTGCTGCGCGACCGCCGCAAGGTCGGCGAGCTGCCGGCCGGCAGCAGCGAGCAAGCCGTCTACCACCTGATCGCGGCCGACGCATGA
- a CDS encoding 2-dehydro-3-deoxygalactonokinase has product MKNGVIGIDWGTTHRRAYLLGEGGALVEERADDQGLLAARGRFAEAFDAIVQGWPREWPVVMSGMVGAASGWQEAPYLEASTPLTALSRHLVPLKHAPQGRRIALVPGYRWIGPNGEVDVMRGEETQLLGALVLGQSDGWVVLPGTHSKWVRLEHGAMQGWRTYMTGELFALLGQQGTLAGLIGPDDVPAAFEAGLLAAGRGALSHAIFGCRAKVVTGRMPTEYARSYLSGLLIGAEWGDTRPSPRTVTVVAAGALASAYGEAARHHGSTPVVLEPRAVYLAALATLQEGMEK; this is encoded by the coding sequence ATGAAGAACGGCGTGATCGGCATCGACTGGGGCACCACTCACCGCAGGGCTTACCTGCTGGGCGAGGGTGGGGCGCTGGTCGAAGAGCGCGCCGACGACCAGGGCCTGCTCGCCGCACGCGGGCGCTTCGCCGAGGCCTTCGACGCCATCGTGCAAGGCTGGCCGCGCGAGTGGCCGGTGGTGATGTCGGGCATGGTCGGTGCTGCCTCTGGCTGGCAGGAGGCACCGTACCTCGAAGCCTCGACACCGCTCACCGCGCTCTCCCGCCATCTCGTGCCGCTGAAGCATGCGCCGCAGGGCCGGCGGATCGCCCTCGTGCCCGGTTACCGCTGGATCGGGCCGAACGGCGAGGTCGACGTGATGCGCGGCGAGGAGACGCAACTGCTCGGCGCGCTGGTGCTCGGCCAGTCGGACGGCTGGGTGGTGCTTCCGGGCACGCACAGCAAGTGGGTGCGCCTCGAGCATGGCGCGATGCAGGGCTGGCGCACCTACATGACGGGCGAACTCTTCGCGCTGCTGGGCCAGCAGGGCACGCTCGCCGGCCTCATCGGGCCCGACGATGTGCCGGCCGCCTTCGAGGCCGGCTTGCTTGCCGCCGGCCGCGGTGCGCTGTCGCACGCGATCTTCGGCTGCCGCGCCAAGGTGGTGACCGGCCGCATGCCCACCGAGTACGCACGTTCGTATCTTTCGGGCCTCTTGATCGGCGCCGAGTGGGGCGACACCCGCCCGTCGCCACGCACGGTGACGGTGGTGGCGGCCGGGGCGCTGGCGTCGGCCTACGGCGAAGCCGCGCGCCACCACGGCAGCACGCCCGTGGTGCTCGAACCGCGGGCGGTGTACCTCGCCGCCCTGGCGACTCTGCAGGAGGGCATGGAAAAGTGA
- the mmsB gene encoding multiple monosaccharide ABC transporter permease, translating to MSSVAPTTIPAARQERGNFLKANMREYGMLLSLVVIMGLFQVLTDGTLLRPLNLTNLVLQNSYIVIMALGMLLVIVAGHIDLSVGSVCGFIGALAAVLMVQMGWHPVPTTIACLVAGGLIGAAQGWCVAYRRIPSFIVTLAGMLVFKGLSLALLGGMSVGPFPVAFQRLSSGFIPEVFTDEGMRLTSLVIGVIAAVIWFAVQMRARQHQAKHGMDEEPYPFFLGKTLVFSAAIVAFSWLMASYKGLPNVLIVMVVLMLAYDFVTHRTTLGRRIYALGGNEKATRLSGIKTERLTLFAFANMGVLAALAGLVFAARLNTATPKAGLGFELDVIAACFIGGASASGGVGKVMGAVIGAFIMGVMNNGMSIMGIGIDYQQVIKGLVLLAAVFIDVYNKNKA from the coding sequence ATGAGCAGCGTGGCCCCCACCACGATTCCCGCCGCCCGCCAGGAGCGCGGCAACTTTCTCAAGGCCAACATGCGCGAGTACGGCATGTTGCTGTCGCTCGTGGTCATCATGGGCCTGTTCCAGGTGCTGACCGACGGCACACTGCTGCGGCCCCTGAACCTCACCAACCTCGTCCTGCAGAACAGCTACATCGTCATCATGGCGCTGGGCATGCTGCTCGTGATCGTGGCCGGGCACATCGATCTTTCCGTCGGCTCGGTGTGCGGCTTCATCGGCGCGCTCGCCGCGGTGTTGATGGTGCAGATGGGCTGGCACCCGGTGCCCACCACCATCGCCTGCCTGGTCGCCGGCGGCCTGATCGGCGCGGCGCAGGGCTGGTGCGTGGCCTACCGCCGCATCCCGTCGTTCATCGTCACGCTGGCGGGCATGCTGGTTTTCAAGGGCCTGTCGCTCGCGCTGCTCGGCGGCATGTCGGTCGGGCCGTTTCCGGTGGCCTTCCAGCGCCTGAGTTCCGGCTTCATTCCCGAAGTCTTCACCGATGAGGGCATGCGCCTCACCTCGCTCGTGATCGGCGTGATCGCCGCGGTGATCTGGTTTGCCGTGCAGATGCGCGCGCGCCAGCACCAGGCGAAGCACGGCATGGATGAAGAGCCGTACCCGTTCTTCCTCGGCAAGACACTGGTGTTCTCGGCCGCCATCGTGGCGTTCAGCTGGCTCATGGCCTCGTACAAGGGCCTGCCCAACGTGCTGATCGTGATGGTCGTGCTGATGCTGGCCTACGACTTCGTCACCCACCGCACCACGCTCGGCCGCCGCATCTACGCGCTCGGCGGCAACGAGAAGGCCACGCGCCTGTCGGGCATCAAGACCGAGCGGCTCACGCTTTTCGCCTTTGCCAACATGGGCGTGCTGGCCGCTCTCGCCGGCCTGGTGTTCGCCGCGCGCCTCAACACCGCCACGCCCAAGGCCGGCCTCGGCTTCGAGCTCGACGTGATCGCCGCCTGCTTCATCGGCGGCGCCTCGGCCTCGGGTGGCGTGGGCAAGGTGATGGGCGCGGTGATTGGCGCCTTCATCATGGGCGTGATGAACAACGGCATGTCCATCATGGGCATCGGCATCGACTACCAGCAGGTCATCAAGGGGTTGGTGCTGTTGGCGGCGGTGTTCATCGACGTGTACAACAAGAACAAAGCCTGA
- a CDS encoding ABC transporter permease, translated as MKKLFEHRLAWPIVTLLLLLILNAAFNPSFLHLEWRDGHLYGSLIDILNRAAPLMLVALGMTLVIATRGIDISVGATVAIAAAIAAWMIGGALVVQNGVATHVSRFPMPVAIAAALGVALICGLWNGVLVARVGMQPIVATLILMVAGRGIAQLITDGQIITIYYAPYFFIGSGYLLGIPFSLFIVAAVFALLWWVVTRTALGLFIQAVGINPAAARVAGVRSRLITLSTYAFCGLCAGVAGLLISSNVKSADGNNAGQLMELDAILAVTLGGTSLNGGRFSLAGSVLGALIIQTLTYAIYSMGVPPEVNLVVKAVVVFVVMLLQSPEFRQTVRGLVFRAPVGARS; from the coding sequence ATGAAGAAGCTCTTCGAACACCGCCTGGCGTGGCCCATCGTCACGCTGCTCCTGCTGCTGATTCTCAACGCAGCGTTCAACCCGAGCTTCCTGCACCTCGAGTGGCGAGACGGGCACCTCTACGGCAGCCTCATCGACATCCTCAACCGCGCCGCGCCGCTGATGCTGGTGGCGCTGGGCATGACGCTCGTGATCGCCACGCGCGGCATCGACATCTCGGTGGGCGCAACGGTGGCGATTGCCGCCGCCATCGCCGCCTGGATGATCGGCGGGGCGCTGGTGGTGCAGAACGGCGTGGCCACGCACGTGAGCCGCTTCCCGATGCCGGTCGCGATTGCCGCGGCGCTGGGCGTCGCGCTCATCTGCGGCCTGTGGAACGGTGTGCTCGTGGCCCGCGTCGGGATGCAGCCCATCGTCGCCACGCTGATCCTGATGGTGGCCGGGCGCGGCATTGCCCAGCTCATCACCGACGGGCAGATCATCACCATCTATTACGCACCGTATTTCTTCATCGGTAGCGGCTACCTGCTGGGCATTCCGTTCTCGCTGTTCATCGTGGCAGCCGTGTTTGCACTGCTGTGGTGGGTGGTCACGCGCACGGCGCTCGGCCTCTTCATCCAGGCGGTGGGCATCAACCCCGCGGCGGCGCGCGTGGCCGGCGTGCGCTCGCGGCTCATCACGCTTTCGACCTACGCCTTCTGCGGCCTCTGCGCTGGCGTGGCGGGGCTGCTCATCAGCTCCAACGTCAAGAGCGCCGACGGCAACAACGCCGGTCAGTTGATGGAGCTCGATGCCATCCTCGCCGTCACCCTCGGCGGCACCTCCCTCAACGGCGGGCGCTTCAGCCTCGCCGGCAGCGTGCTGGGCGCGCTCATCATCCAGACGCTCACCTATGCGATCTATTCCATGGGCGTGCCGCCCGAAGTCAACCTCGTCGTCAAGGCGGTGGTGGTGTTCGTCGTGATGTTGCTGCAGTCGCCCGAATTCCGGCAGACCGTGCGCGGGCTCGTCTTCCGCGCGCCGGTGGGAGCCCGTTCATGA
- the yjfF gene encoding galactofuranose ABC transporter, permease protein YjfF, whose translation MSASPMAAGLGATGQGAMLRRPKFDPKYLPLTVTIALFFAMATAGSVAYTGFFSSQVFLNLLIDNAFLCIVAVGMTFVILSGGIDLSVGSVIALTTMVSASLVEKHQWSPVVVLPLVLLMGTAFGALQGFLIERFRLQPFIVTLAGMFLARGLCYLISIDSISITHPTYTAISQWRLPVWGEASITLSGLIAIVVVLAAIFTAHYTQFGRTVYAVGGSEYSATLMGLPVRSTIVGVYTLSGFCSALAGVVFTFYMLSGYGLHAVGLELDAIAAVVIGGTLLTGGVGYVAGTLFGVLILGIIQTLIMFDGTLSSWWTRIVIGALLFVFCLLQRVFESKRRR comes from the coding sequence ATGAGCGCGTCACCGATGGCCGCGGGCCTGGGCGCGACAGGGCAGGGCGCCATGCTGCGCCGCCCGAAGTTCGACCCGAAGTACCTGCCCCTCACCGTCACCATCGCGCTCTTCTTCGCAATGGCGACCGCGGGCTCGGTCGCCTACACCGGCTTCTTCTCGTCGCAGGTGTTCCTGAACCTGCTGATCGACAACGCCTTCCTCTGCATCGTGGCGGTGGGCATGACCTTCGTGATCCTCTCGGGCGGCATCGACCTTTCGGTGGGCTCGGTGATCGCGCTCACGACGATGGTGTCGGCCTCGCTGGTCGAGAAGCACCAGTGGAGCCCGGTGGTGGTGCTGCCGCTGGTGCTGCTGATGGGCACCGCCTTCGGGGCGCTGCAGGGCTTCCTCATCGAGCGCTTCCGCTTGCAGCCCTTCATCGTGACGCTCGCCGGCATGTTCCTCGCGCGGGGCCTGTGCTATCTGATCAGCATCGATTCGATCAGCATCACCCACCCGACCTACACCGCGATCTCGCAGTGGCGGCTTCCAGTGTGGGGCGAGGCCTCGATCACGTTGAGCGGCCTGATCGCCATCGTGGTGGTGCTGGCGGCGATCTTCACTGCGCACTACACGCAGTTCGGCCGCACCGTGTATGCCGTGGGCGGCAGCGAATACTCGGCCACGCTGATGGGCCTGCCGGTGCGTTCCACCATCGTGGGCGTCTACACGCTCAGCGGCTTCTGCTCGGCACTGGCCGGCGTGGTGTTCACCTTCTACATGCTCTCCGGCTATGGCCTGCACGCGGTGGGGCTGGAGCTCGACGCCATCGCCGCCGTGGTGATCGGCGGCACGCTGCTCACGGGCGGCGTGGGCTATGTCGCGGGCACGCTCTTCGGCGTGCTGATCCTCGGCATCATCCAGACGCTCATCATGTTCGACGGCACGCTCAGCTCGTGGTGGACGCGCATCGTGATCGGCGCGCTGCTTTTCGTCTTCTGCCTGTTGCAGCGGGTGTTCGAATCGAAGCGAAGGCGATGA
- the chvE gene encoding multiple monosaccharide ABC transporter substrate-binding protein, which yields MQKIRRLIVAALATGLVAWMPIAQAQEKGLVGISMPTKSSSRWISDGQSMVKYFQAKGYKTDLQYADDDIPNQLAQVENMITKGSKVLVIAAIDGTTLSDALQKAADKGVKVIAYDRLIRGSKNVDYYTTFDNFQVGVLQANSIVDKLGLKQGKGPFNIELFGGSPDDNNAFFFYNGAMSVLDPYIKSGKLVVRSKQMGMDKVGTLRWDGAVAQARMDNLLSAYYTNARVDAVLSPYDGLSIGILSSLKGVGYGTPKQPFPVVSGQDAELPSVKSMLAGEQYSTVFKDTRELAKVTVDLVDAVLAGKQPQINDTKTYNNGVKVVPSYLLKPVSVDASNWKPVLVGSGYYTESQVK from the coding sequence ATGCAAAAGATTCGACGCCTCATCGTCGCGGCGCTGGCCACCGGCCTCGTCGCGTGGATGCCCATCGCACAGGCCCAGGAGAAGGGCCTCGTCGGCATCTCGATGCCCACCAAGTCGTCGTCGCGCTGGATCAGCGACGGCCAGAGCATGGTCAAGTACTTCCAGGCCAAGGGCTACAAGACCGACCTGCAGTACGCCGACGACGACATCCCCAACCAGCTCGCCCAGGTCGAGAACATGATCACCAAGGGCTCGAAGGTCCTCGTGATCGCGGCCATCGACGGCACGACGCTGTCCGATGCACTGCAGAAGGCGGCCGACAAGGGCGTGAAGGTCATCGCCTACGACCGCCTCATCCGCGGCTCGAAGAATGTCGACTACTACACCACCTTCGACAACTTCCAGGTCGGCGTGCTGCAGGCGAATTCCATCGTCGACAAGCTCGGCCTGAAGCAGGGCAAGGGCCCGTTCAACATCGAGCTCTTCGGCGGCTCGCCCGACGACAACAACGCCTTCTTCTTCTACAACGGCGCAATGTCGGTGCTCGACCCCTACATCAAGAGCGGCAAGCTCGTGGTGCGCAGCAAGCAGATGGGCATGGACAAGGTCGGCACGCTGCGCTGGGACGGCGCCGTGGCCCAGGCCCGCATGGACAACCTGCTGTCGGCCTACTACACCAATGCGCGCGTCGACGCGGTGCTGAGCCCGTATGACGGCCTCTCCATCGGCATCCTGTCGTCGCTGAAGGGTGTGGGCTACGGCACGCCGAAGCAGCCCTTCCCGGTGGTGAGCGGGCAGGACGCCGAGCTGCCCTCGGTCAAGTCGATGCTGGCGGGTGAGCAGTACTCCACGGTGTTCAAGGACACGCGTGAGCTCGCCAAGGTCACGGTCGATCTCGTCGACGCAGTGCTCGCCGGCAAGCAGCCGCAGATCAATGACACCAAGACCTACAACAACGGCGTGAAGGTCGTGCCCTCTTACCTGCTGAAGCCGGTGAGCGTGGACGCGTCCAACTGGAAGCCGGTGCTCGTGGGCAGCGGCTACTACACCGAGTCCCAGGTCAAGTAA
- a CDS encoding ABC transporter substrate-binding protein, whose product MKLQRRTLIAAATAAPLAGLLPTAFAQKKIVLGFSQIGAESEWRTANTESIKSSAKEAGIELKFSDAQQKQENQIKAIRSFIAQKVDVIAFSPVVESGWGTVLREAKAAKIPVILSDRAVDEKDDSLWVSFMGSDFVEEGRRAGRWLVEKMKGQSGTVNIVELQGTVGSAPAIDRKKGFEEIVKADPKFKIIRSQTGDFTRAKGKEVMEAFLKAEGKKINVLYAHNDDMAIGAIQAIEEAGLKPAKDIIIISIDAVKGAFEAMIAGKLNVSVECSPLLGPQLMAAVKDLVAGKQIPKRIVTEEGVFPMEVAAKEFPKRKY is encoded by the coding sequence ATGAAACTGCAACGACGCACCCTGATCGCAGCCGCCACCGCCGCACCGCTGGCCGGCCTGCTGCCCACCGCTTTCGCCCAGAAGAAGATCGTGCTGGGCTTCAGCCAGATCGGGGCTGAAAGCGAATGGCGCACCGCCAACACCGAGTCGATCAAGTCGTCGGCCAAGGAAGCCGGCATCGAGCTCAAGTTCTCCGACGCGCAGCAGAAGCAGGAGAACCAGATCAAGGCCATCCGCAGCTTCATCGCACAGAAGGTCGACGTGATCGCCTTCTCGCCGGTGGTCGAGTCGGGCTGGGGCACGGTGCTGCGCGAGGCCAAGGCCGCGAAGATCCCGGTGATCCTGTCCGACCGCGCCGTCGACGAGAAGGACGACAGCCTGTGGGTCAGCTTCATGGGCTCCGACTTCGTGGAAGAAGGCCGCCGCGCCGGCCGCTGGCTGGTGGAGAAGATGAAGGGCCAGAGCGGCACCGTCAACATCGTCGAGCTGCAAGGCACCGTGGGCTCGGCACCTGCGATCGACCGCAAGAAGGGCTTCGAGGAGATCGTCAAGGCCGACCCGAAGTTCAAGATCATCCGCTCGCAGACCGGCGACTTCACCCGTGCCAAGGGCAAGGAAGTGATGGAAGCCTTCCTGAAGGCCGAGGGCAAGAAGATCAACGTGCTCTACGCGCACAACGACGACATGGCCATCGGCGCCATCCAGGCGATCGAAGAAGCCGGCCTCAAGCCCGCGAAGGACATCATCATCATCTCGATCGACGCCGTGAAGGGCGCCTTCGAAGCCATGATCGCCGGCAAGCTGAACGTGTCGGTCGAGTGCAGCCCGCTGCTCGGCCCGCAGCTGATGGCCGCGGTGAAGGACCTGGTCGCCGGCAAGCAGATCCCCAAGCGCATCGTCACCGAGGAAGGCGTCTTCCCGATGGAAGTGGCCGCCAAGGAATTCCCCAAGCGCAAGTACTGA